The Deinococcus arcticus sequence CAGCTGGCGTGAGGCTGTAGACGCTGCGGGCCAGCTTGCCGTGGCTGTCCTCGGTGCGCTTATGAATGAGGCTCAGCTGCTCCAGATGCTCCAGGCGCTGGGTCAGGGTGGCGCTGTTGCAGCCGCCGACGGCCCGGGCAAGCTCGTTAAACCCCTTTTCACCGTTCAGCAGGGCCCGCACGATGTGCAGTACCCATTTCTCCTGCAACACCCCGATGGCCCGGTAAACCGGGCAGAAACCAGTGTGTTCCATGCTCATGGTTCAGAGTGTACACAGATGTGGCTGACCCAATCATGACGAATCATACACCGCTTGACTTTTCAAAGCAGTGGGCCTAACATCCTGGAATGACTGCCACTGCCACCCGCCCCCTGAACGTGACTGAAGCCATTGAGAGCCGCCGCAGCATCCGCAAGTACGTGCAGGAGCCCATGAACCAGGATGATCTGCGCGAAATTCTGCGCCTGGCCAGCCTCGCGCCCAGCGCCTGGAATGCCCAGACGTGGCGCTTTGCCGTGGTGCAGGACCCCGCCGTCAAGGCGCAGCTGCAAGAGGCTGCCTACGGCCAGGGCCAGGTGACGAACGCCCCCGCCGTGATCGTGGTCTACAGCGACATGGAAGACACCCTGCAGACCGTGGAAGACACCGCCCACCCCGGCATGGGCGACGCGGGCCGCACCGGCCAGCGCACCACCTTTGACAACGTGTTCGGCCACCAGGACGTGGCCCAGCGTGGCCAGTGGGGACTGTCGCAGGCCAACATCGCCTTCGGCTTTCTGATGCTGGCGGCCCGTGGCCTGGACTACGACACGGTGCCCATGCTGGGCTTCCAGCCCGACAAGGTCAAGGCCATCCTGGGCCTGCCCGAGCACGTGCAGTTTGCTGGCCTGCTGCCCATCGG is a genomic window containing:
- a CDS encoding winged helix-turn-helix transcriptional regulator encodes the protein MSMEHTGFCPVYRAIGVLQEKWVLHIVRALLNGEKGFNELARAVGGCNSATLTQRLEHLEQLSLIHKRTEDSHGKLARSVYSLTPAGLELQSVIDAIGAWAQSHLHEEGAHPEPSPC
- a CDS encoding nitroreductase family protein, translating into MTATATRPLNVTEAIESRRSIRKYVQEPMNQDDLREILRLASLAPSAWNAQTWRFAVVQDPAVKAQLQEAAYGQGQVTNAPAVIVVYSDMEDTLQTVEDTAHPGMGDAGRTGQRTTFDNVFGHQDVAQRGQWGLSQANIAFGFLMLAARGLDYDTVPMLGFQPDKVKAILGLPEHVQFAGLLPIGKRAEDGFPHHRHSVERLTTFY